Proteins encoded together in one Thermomonospora curvata DSM 43183 window:
- a CDS encoding MaoC family dehydratase — MTAKVKYDEVEVGTELPPQTYHVDRANLVMYAGASGDFNPIHWRESFAKQVGLPNVIAHGMYTMAQAGRYVTDWVGDPGAVVDYGVRFSAPVVVPDEGGADIEVSGKIEEKLDDNKVVVALTARCNDQKVLTRARAVVRLA, encoded by the coding sequence ATGACCGCCAAGGTGAAGTACGACGAGGTCGAGGTCGGCACCGAGCTCCCGCCGCAGACCTACCACGTCGACCGGGCCAACCTGGTCATGTACGCCGGCGCCTCCGGTGACTTCAACCCGATCCACTGGCGGGAGAGCTTCGCCAAGCAGGTCGGGCTGCCCAACGTCATCGCCCACGGCATGTACACCATGGCCCAGGCCGGCCGGTACGTCACCGACTGGGTCGGCGACCCCGGCGCCGTCGTCGACTACGGCGTGCGCTTTTCCGCCCCGGTCGTGGTGCCCGACGAGGGCGGCGCCGACATCGAGGTCAGCGGCAAGATCGAAGAGAAGCTCGACGACAACAAGGTCGTGGTGGCCCTGACCGCCCGCTGCAACGACCAGAAGGTCCTCACCCGCGCCCGGGCCGTCGTCCGCCTGGCCTGA
- a CDS encoding MaoC family dehydratase N-terminal domain-containing protein: MALNRDFIGRTFPPTEPYEVSRVKIREFADAIGDPNPLYRDREAAKAAGYPDVIAPPTFPIVISLGGEALADPELGLNFAMVVHGEQRFEYTRPIHAGDELVCETTITEIKAIGKNEKIELRTEIKTVSGEPVCTAYNTIVERGA, encoded by the coding sequence ATGGCACTGAACCGGGACTTCATCGGGCGGACCTTCCCGCCCACCGAGCCCTACGAGGTGAGCCGCGTCAAGATCCGGGAGTTCGCGGACGCCATCGGCGACCCGAACCCGCTCTACCGCGACCGCGAGGCCGCCAAGGCCGCCGGCTACCCCGATGTCATCGCGCCGCCCACCTTCCCCATCGTGATCTCGCTGGGCGGTGAGGCGCTGGCCGACCCCGAGCTCGGCCTCAACTTCGCGATGGTCGTCCACGGCGAGCAGCGCTTCGAGTACACCCGTCCGATCCACGCCGGTGACGAGCTGGTGTGCGAGACGACCATCACCGAGATCAAGGCGATCGGCAAGAACGAGAAGATCGAGCTGCGCACCGAGATCAAGACGGTGTCCGGCGAGCCGGTCTGCACCGCCTACAACACGATCGTGGAACGGGGGGCCTGA
- a CDS encoding PP2C family protein-serine/threonine phosphatase, giving the protein MGTEGERMLGGLLEDSRLAAFEDLPALVTAHAAPAGLHFVTLYVADLQQRILIPLPGQRDGYGRPLEPIRIDGTLPGRAYRDFEVVQGRSPGEPLWPAPGQRVWAPLLEGTQRLGVLGATIDAGAAVGRVRDLAALVALLLMSKRAFSDSCARLSRTEPMVLSAEMTRTLMPPGVFATRDVVVAAVMEPAYQAGGDSYDYALDGSTLHLAVFDAMGHDTAAGLTSTIAIGVTRNAHRRGAGLTEVADLVDAAIAEQFTDVRFATGVLADLDVRSGRLDWINRGHPAPLVVRRGRRVAELQGPANMPMGLGLQSSPPPSGYQLEPGDRLLFYTDGIVEAVDPGGREVGLERFVDFIVRHEADGLSAPETLRRLVRTVLQGRDDRPRDDATVLIAEWRAGTETLLPR; this is encoded by the coding sequence ATGGGGACGGAAGGCGAACGAATGCTGGGCGGGCTGCTGGAGGACAGCCGCCTGGCCGCATTCGAGGACCTGCCCGCCCTGGTGACCGCGCACGCCGCACCCGCCGGGCTCCACTTCGTCACGCTCTATGTGGCGGACCTGCAGCAGCGGATCCTGATCCCGCTGCCCGGCCAGCGGGACGGGTACGGCCGCCCGCTGGAGCCGATCCGCATCGACGGCACCCTGCCCGGCCGCGCCTACCGCGACTTCGAGGTCGTCCAGGGCAGGTCACCCGGCGAACCGCTCTGGCCGGCCCCCGGGCAGCGGGTGTGGGCGCCGCTGCTGGAGGGCACCCAGCGGCTCGGAGTGCTGGGCGCCACCATCGACGCCGGCGCCGCCGTGGGGCGGGTGCGCGACCTGGCCGCCCTGGTCGCCCTGCTGCTGATGAGCAAGCGCGCCTTCAGCGACTCCTGCGCCCGCCTGTCCCGGACCGAACCGATGGTGCTCTCGGCCGAGATGACCCGGACGCTGATGCCGCCCGGCGTCTTCGCCACCCGGGACGTGGTGGTCGCCGCGGTGATGGAGCCCGCCTACCAGGCCGGCGGGGACTCCTACGACTACGCCCTGGACGGCAGCACCCTGCACCTGGCGGTGTTCGACGCCATGGGGCACGACACGGCCGCCGGGCTGACCAGCACCATCGCGATCGGCGTCACGCGCAACGCCCACCGGCGCGGCGCGGGGCTGACCGAGGTCGCCGACCTGGTGGACGCGGCGATCGCCGAGCAGTTCACCGACGTCCGCTTCGCCACCGGGGTGCTGGCCGACCTCGACGTCCGCAGCGGCCGGCTGGACTGGATCAACCGGGGCCATCCCGCCCCGCTGGTCGTCCGCCGCGGCCGGCGCGTCGCCGAGCTGCAGGGGCCCGCCAACATGCCGATGGGGCTGGGACTGCAGAGCTCTCCTCCGCCCTCCGGCTACCAGCTCGAACCCGGCGACCGGCTGCTCTTCTACACCGACGGCATCGTCGAGGCCGTCGACCCCGGCGGCCGGGAGGTCGGCCTGGAACGCTTCGTGGACTTCATCGTCCGCCACGAGGCCGACGGCCTGTCCGCCCCCGAGACGCTGCGCCGGCTGGTCAGGACCGTCCTGCAGGGCCGGGACGACCGGCCGCGGGACGACGCCACCGTGCTGATAGCGGAATGGCGCGCGGGCACCGAGACGCTGCTTCCGCGATGA
- a CDS encoding GntR family transcriptional regulator, whose protein sequence is MAPSRQGLGTRPQLGDEVAARLREQIMEGRIRPGQYLRLERLAAEFGISVTPVREALQSLRSQGFVLLEPRRGFVVAPLSRQDVQDLFWVQADIAAELAARAATTLTTGTLRELNAIQHAMGRSVEAGRIDLVEEHNHDFHRCINLAARSAKLAWSLGAVARYVPRGLYGRLPDWPRIALEDHRRILAALREADPEETGAAMRAHIMRAGELLIAHLERQGLWNGA, encoded by the coding sequence GTGGCGCCATCGCGGCAGGGCCTGGGAACTCGACCGCAGCTCGGTGACGAGGTCGCGGCCCGGCTGCGCGAGCAGATCATGGAAGGCCGCATCCGCCCGGGCCAGTACCTGCGCCTGGAGCGGCTGGCCGCCGAGTTCGGCATCAGCGTCACCCCGGTGCGCGAGGCCCTGCAGTCGCTGCGCAGCCAGGGGTTCGTGCTGCTGGAACCCCGCCGCGGCTTCGTGGTGGCCCCGCTGTCGCGCCAGGACGTCCAGGACCTGTTCTGGGTGCAGGCCGACATCGCCGCCGAGCTGGCCGCCCGCGCCGCCACCACCTTGACCACCGGCACGCTGCGGGAGCTGAACGCCATCCAGCACGCCATGGGCCGCTCGGTCGAGGCCGGCCGCATCGACCTGGTGGAAGAGCACAACCACGACTTCCACCGCTGCATCAACCTGGCCGCCCGCTCGGCCAAGCTCGCCTGGTCCCTGGGCGCGGTGGCCCGCTACGTCCCGCGCGGCCTGTACGGGCGGCTGCCCGACTGGCCCCGCATCGCCCTGGAGGACCACCGGCGCATCTTGGCGGCGCTGCGCGAGGCCGACCCGGAGGAGACCGGCGCCGCCATGCGCGCCCACATCATGCGGGCCGGGGAGCTGCTCATCGCCCACCTGGAACGCCAGGGCCTGTGGAACGGCGCCTGA
- a CDS encoding UDP-N-acetylmuramate dehydrogenase: MAVRCENVRLAAYTTLRLGGPARRFIEADAESELVEAVRQADADGEPVLILGGGSNLVVADEGFAGTVVHVATRGVTCRTDPARPGKVLVTAQAGEEWEPFVARCVADGLAGLECLSGIPGRVGATPIQNVGAYGQDVSETIVRVRAYDRRTGEIVTLDNAACGFGYRTSVFKGRDRHVVLDVTFALEESDESQPIAYAELARTLGVSPGQRVPLHQARQAVLELRRGKGMVLDPDDPDTRSAGSFFTNPILDAAQLAELERRVAERLGPETTFPRYPEPDGRTKTSAAWLIDKAGFGKGHALGPVRISTKHTLALTNPDGTARTADLLALARQVRDGVREAFGIELVNEPVMVGVKL; the protein is encoded by the coding sequence ATGGCCGTCCGTTGCGAGAACGTCCGCCTGGCCGCCTACACCACCCTGCGGCTCGGCGGACCGGCGCGCCGCTTCATCGAGGCGGACGCCGAAAGCGAGCTGGTCGAGGCGGTCCGCCAGGCCGACGCCGACGGCGAGCCGGTGCTGATCCTGGGCGGCGGCAGCAACCTGGTGGTGGCCGACGAGGGTTTCGCCGGCACCGTCGTGCACGTGGCCACCCGCGGCGTCACCTGCCGCACCGACCCGGCCCGGCCCGGCAAGGTGCTGGTGACCGCCCAGGCCGGCGAGGAATGGGAGCCGTTCGTGGCCCGCTGCGTGGCCGACGGGCTGGCCGGGCTGGAATGCCTGTCGGGCATCCCCGGACGGGTCGGCGCCACCCCCATCCAGAACGTCGGCGCCTACGGGCAGGACGTCAGCGAGACCATCGTGCGGGTGCGCGCCTACGACCGCCGCACCGGCGAGATCGTCACCCTCGACAACGCCGCCTGCGGCTTCGGCTACCGCACCAGCGTCTTCAAGGGCCGGGACCGGCACGTGGTGCTGGATGTGACGTTCGCGCTGGAGGAAAGCGACGAATCCCAGCCCATCGCCTACGCCGAGCTGGCCCGCACCCTCGGCGTCAGCCCCGGGCAGCGGGTCCCGCTGCACCAGGCCCGCCAGGCCGTGCTGGAGCTGCGCCGCGGCAAGGGCATGGTGCTGGACCCCGACGACCCCGACACCCGCAGCGCCGGCTCGTTCTTCACCAACCCCATCCTGGACGCCGCCCAGCTGGCCGAACTGGAACGCCGGGTGGCCGAGCGGCTGGGACCGGAGACGACCTTCCCCCGCTACCCCGAGCCCGACGGGCGCACCAAGACCTCGGCGGCCTGGCTGATCGACAAGGCCGGGTTCGGCAAGGGCCACGCCCTCGGCCCGGTCCGCATCTCCACCAAGCACACGCTGGCCCTCACCAACCCCGACGGCACCGCCCGGACCGCCGACCTGCTGGCACTGGCCCGCCAGGTGCGGGACGGGGTGCGCGAGGCGTTCGGCATCGAACTGGTCAACGAACCGGTCATGGTCGGCGTGAAACTGTGA
- the rpmG gene encoding 50S ribosomal protein L33 gives MAATDVRPKITLACQECKHRNYITRKNRRNDPDRLELKKYCPNCRCHRVHRETR, from the coding sequence GTGGCCGCCACCGACGTTAGGCCGAAGATCACGCTGGCCTGCCAGGAGTGCAAGCACCGCAACTACATCACCCGCAAGAACCGGCGTAACGACCCGGACCGGCTGGAGCTGAAGAAGTACTGCCCCAACTGCCGGTGCCACCGCGTCCACCGCGAGACCCGCTGA